The window ctgtctttacattctgagttcaaattctgccaaggttgactttgtctttcatcttttcagggggtcaataaattaagtacaagctgcatactgggatcaatctaatcgactaccccacctccccaaaaatttcaggccttgtgcctagagtagaaaagaatatattacggGGTCAGATACACTATTGCTGTTAGATTaacaatatattttgatatagtgTTCAGTAACATGGTGGAGTAAGGTACACAGTAAAACTAATTACAGCGAGGTGCTATGTAAATCACAGCTATTACATTCAAGTCTTTCATGTAATACATATCAATGCTAGTACACCATAAAGTTGCATTCGGAATACTATTGATAAACTttaagcttaaccctttagcatttggattattctgtcaaatttagtgcttatttattcaaattgtcttgaattaatcatgcaataagtcacagcttcaggactttgatgatgtgattgttcattttcagaataactttatagggtaggtgtgagaggctggatctggctggtttgaacattaaataagtagaatattttggccagttaTGGCCATGCACTACCACCAAAGTTACAGACGTGTCAATGATAATTCTGAACCAACATCCTGCATTATGCATCAGGTACTGAGCACAaacagaaaaggaaggagaggGGGTGCTCTAAAAATAGCTGGATGGGAGATATTGAGGgagagctggaaaaaaaaaagagggatccagctagagagaagcagaaaagactaCCCAAAGTTGAAAACAGTGGAAAAAAGTTTTCAATGATCTATACTGCATAGAGAGAAGGCTTCCAGAAAAAAATTAGTCCAATTCTTTATCATCTCAGCTATTCTATTCCTATTTACACTTAACCACTTAGCTAGAGCCGAAATGAGGAGGAAACTTCTATAGGAGTGCTTCTGAAccaggatccatataagattttagggAGTACACAAGCAAATTAGTAAACTGGGTTCACAATATTATTTTAAGGGtgcttgaaaatatttttctattgtgTATCTATTGCCAGAAACAGTTCAACTTGCACAAGTGAATATGTGATAAACAAAATAGTTTTGGAAGAAGTATCTAAagaattagtttttaaacatcgaatgtttATGGGAGGTATCCACCAGAGTAGAATAGTAACTaaaggggttcatagataaaaaaaaaaacggttgagaaTTACTGCTCTGAATGATCATTTGATTTAATACAAATAGCAAAATTTGCTCAAATGAAACCCGccatataataataagaaaataacacATAGGATAGTGCAGTCCTGGGCTCCCTGGACgtaggaaaaagacaggatggtcacggccAGAATCTCTCTGATCACAGAATTGCCCGATTAAGTCTGGGTCTGGGGCCAATCAACAACTGTACAACAGCTCCCTACAACCGATCGAAAAGGAAGCGAGGTTCTATCAGACTTAACTCCCTTCAAAAACGAAAACATTGGAAAATTAAGTCAGAGATATACTATCAGAATATAAGAGCTGAGGGCCATGGTTGGAAGGTTTTTGATCGCAGGTCTTCTCAAACAGAAGACCTGGAGCTTATCAACAATTATAATCGATTCAAACTTTAGTGTAAAAGTAATGTGTAAcccagagttatctcccttacatcaaGTGTTGTCAAAGTTGTTGCACaacgaccaatatatatatatttttttttttttattaaatcagtATAACTGATTTTTCTCTCCTAAAacattttactgaaaattttcaaatgaaagacCAATCGCAAACAATATTTGGACTCAAGaatcacgttcggatagtgctttttacatgccatcggtacaggagccagtcagggggtactagtacctgccacgtttggatggtggttttaaaggcggcaagctggcagaaacgttagcacgtcgggcgaaatgcgtagccatatttcgtttgccattatgttctgagttcaaattccgccgaggttgactttgcctcctcgtcctttcgggatcgattaaataagtaccagttatgcactggggccgatataatcgacttaatccgtgtgtttgtccttgtttgtcctctctgtgtttagccccatgtgggtagtaaagaaataggttttaacGTACCactagcacgggagccagtcaggcaggcctggcatcgatcacatttggaTGATGCATTTAACGTGCGACCagaacagaagccagtcaagaggGCACTGACCacagctatgatgatgatgatgatgataaatggatGCAATGAAAGAGACAAGaaataatagatattttttaacACTTACATTGTTTTCTGATGGTCTCTTTTTTGCTTCTTCCGGTGACAAATTTTCTTCTAACGATTTCTCATGAGTACAGTGGTTATTTTTATTGCTTGATTCCGTAGTACAGCTTTCCTCCTTTGAATCCGGTGTACAGCTTTCCTCCTTTGAATCCGGTGTGATGTCCACTCGCTCACAAACGGTGGACTGACCATTGTCCACAGACAAAGAACCGCTACGAGAATTTAACCTGATCGTTTTCCTATCAAAATTTATGCATGAAACTGGTGGCTTCACTTGTGTCGTTGACTCAGTCGATGGATTATATGAAGACATAAAACGTGGCATAGGTTTCTCTTGGACGTCTGCAGAACTGCAACGAATATAAATGTctcttttagttatttatttcaaataaaatatttcctgcAAACAAGACTCCTTACCTACGTTATGGAACCTATTATGTGCATGTAAACTAGAAAGTCTCCCATGGCCACTCaacttgttagaaacagcagtcaaatctccctcaagttcacttcacaacaacatggtttcaggttcaatttcactgtgcagcaccttgggcaagtatcttctactataatcacaggccaactaatgccttgtgagtgaatttggtggacagaaaatgtgtggaaatccataatgtgtgtgtatgtgtttatgcataaacatgtgtatatatacatatgtaaaatatgtgtatgcatatgtatatcatagAGACAATATGGTCGATGCCCATGTCACATAACTAGCACCCGTGCTAGTGACATGTAGAAAGCacttttcaagcattgggcctcagaggcaatgacaaataacTGAGACCTTATACTGTGcttaagacggtgagctgacagaaacattagcacaccgggcgaaatgcttaacagaatTCTGTCtgaatttacgttctgagttcaaattctgacatggtcgactttgcctttcatctttttgcggggagttgataaattaagtattagttgcgtactgaggtcaatctaatcgattggccccttcccccaaaatttcaggccttgtgcctaaagtaggaaAGGTTATACCATGcttagaagacccatcaagtcaagtgaaattgcagtcatggcagatattggtgtcatgcaactggcactcatgtcggtggcacgtaaaagcactcattaaactctcagagtgattggcattaggaagggcatctctctatatataaacggcaaaatgtctgtctgtgtgtgtgtgtgtcctttatacaaatccacagtctTTCAGTTAAGGGCTCGCACTttttatggtcattcaaaaccatccgagggtggtcgtgcatatctttacatttctccagtcactccgcaaagccattaaaaaatcaatagaagtgactttttcgtgaattttctatccaaaacccaatcaaaatgcccgaaacttgatacgccaattgaatgccagctagctgtatgtgattggtcagagatttggacagtactcgcatatatgtgcacatgcacgcagctgtatatgcatgcactagcactatgacccggcgttgccaggtcatagtgctagtccagctatagaaaccatgtcaaatcaaactggagtctggtgtagccccaCAGCTTACCAGCCCTGCTTAAACCGTctgacctatgccagcatggacaacatggATGCAAAATCTAAATGAGGAAGCtgatgatttatgtgtgtgtgtgtgatcatcatttaacgcctgctttccatactggcatgggttggacggtttgactgtggactagcaagccaggctccaatctgacctggcaaggtgtctacagctggatgcccttcttaacgccaaccactccaagaatgtggtgggtgctttttacatgccacctccacagggaccagtcaggcagcactggcatagactatgctcaaatggtgctttttatgtgctaccagggCGGGAGCCAATCAAGTGGCACTAACATCAggcacactcaaatggtgctttttatatgccaccagcaccaggttccaatctgatttggcaaggtttctatggttggatgcccttgctagagccaaccactccaagagtgtagtagttgctttttatgttccactggcacgattGCCATTGATTTGACACCGatattggccacaactacagtcTAACTTGGTCtgacaggtcaacacaagcaCGGTATATTGCCAAGGGTCTTGATTACCTGTGACTGCCTCCATGAAACCCAACACTCAaatagaagacactcacctaAGGAGCCATGCTgtggattgaacccaaaatcacatggcTGGAAAACAAACTGCTTAACCATGCAGCAATGCCAGcaagttttatcttttacttgatttagttatttgactatggccatgctggggcaccaccttaaaaggtttagtcaatcaaatcaaccttagtacttatttgttttttaaaccatggtacctattctatcagtctcttttgccaagcagttaagttacagggatgtaaacaaaccaacagttgcCAAGCaaaggtggaggacaaacacatacacaaagatatatacacaccatacacacacacgaaactgGTTATATGTAATTGAAGAGAGGTTAAGAATTCATACAAATCCAAGATTATTGTTAAAAAGTAAAGCTGGAAACAGTACGAAAGTGTGTTTacagatttttttatattttttacattgagTGAGCTtttatcaagtgtgtgtgtgtgtgtgcaagtctgtgtttgtgtttgtctatcCATACGGCTTTAAAACCAGTGTTAGCTTGTTTACATCTCAGTAACAAAGCAacttgacaaaatgctttgtagcttTTCTTCAGggcagtcatggctggaacacctttaGCCAGTCTACTTGACAAaagctcagtggttctcaactattttttaacctatggacccctttgattactattttgctCAAGTAGACCCCTATAGTTATTTGATGTTTGGATAAAGAACCCCTTCAGTCATCAAAgaacatgggattgcacctagaaagttaccctccaagataCAAGTCCAgttaaggttgtttatgaaagaccagcagtcacccatgcataccagcctctcctcactgatgttatccaagggaaagccttggcaccagtgacgtcgcaactcatttctacagctgagtggattggagcaacgtgaaataaagtgtcttgctcaagaacacaacacacagcctggtccaggaatcaaactcactacctcatgattgtgagctcaacgctctaaccactgagccatgcaccttcgcatatttgatgtttaaaaaccagTTTTAGTGATAGttctttcaaaattcaaaattcctattttgtttatcaTGCACTCACTTGTGCAGGCTGAACTATATGAAACATAAATTTATACTCAGACTAAGCCCTAACAGCTGAATGCTGGAGTcactacttatatacatatatatacatatatatatatatatatatatatcgccatgatagatcgttagccactacacacattattttctctccttgtttttttttgtgtccctttctgtagaagagtgtaggctcgaaacgtaaaagactttttctattctaatcctgtttgttttgtacacc of the Octopus sinensis linkage group LG16, ASM634580v1, whole genome shotgun sequence genome contains:
- the LOC115220403 gene encoding ashwin-like, which produces MAADKMQSSEIDWNYPNLFTKERLLKVIKSHCIDLPNLDTLDKDELIDIYNRCLLPLPQRKYRSNCRGVLMTNKQILLAKRSKSTANEVSKNSADVQEKPMPRFMSSYNPSTESTTQVKPPVSCINFDRKTIRLNSRSGSLSVDNGQSTVCERVDITPDSKEESCTPDSKEESCTTESSNKNNHCTHEKSLEENLSPEEAKKRPSENNVHHESDVPEKKKKIIPRITWP